From the genome of Epinephelus lanceolatus isolate andai-2023 chromosome 23, ASM4190304v1, whole genome shotgun sequence, one region includes:
- the rpap3 gene encoding RNA polymerase II-associated protein 3 isoform X2, producing MMAATPHTSVEQDAWSNMSGGNKAIELQLQMRQNAEDLHGFMRELESWETDIKKKDEELRTGGLQEVQKKLPPVRNKDYKTKMRERKKKKKEPTGNGDAKAEEPKEAPRIKGYDYRSWDKFDVDKALAEMDKEESPAESNESDSEEAGADREKALAEKEQGNTFFKEGKYDDAVECYTRGMGADPYNPVLPTNRATAFFRLKKYAVAESDCNLAIALDSNYFKAYARRGAARFALKKYESALEDYEMVLKLDPGNTEAQNEVKKIRETLGNQAPAVLSDAPQPQEAQTVDPEQQRLMEEQQRRQEAAVQKDRGNAYFKEGKYEAAVECYSRGMEADSMNVLLPANRAMAFLKLEKYKEAEEDCTKAISLDSTYSKAFARRATARVALGKVEEAKQDFQEVLKLEPGNKQALNELQKLQIDVASSGLLQTPDSTQRRTVQPIDKPTHLQSTKPLRRIEIEEVSGKVTVSEVESVGSKSFIQEVVREAEDESSPLSTSPSAKMIKIEEIAEVPTPSSEQETKQLEQKEIAHAPVPVPVPAPSARTSPTVTDLPPPPTNSFQLESDLRKIRNQPEVIYRYLRQIKPEAYANIFHNSLEPDILNQILRTLHAFYIKNETPSITLEILRSLASVRRFDMAVMFLSSQEKKVLKELFDFLHRAELDESSVTALQRKYGV from the exons GGAGTAACATGTCCGGGGGAAACAAAGCCATCGAGCTACAGCTCCAGATGCGGCAAAACGCGGAGGACCTGCACGGCTTCATGAGGGAGCTGGAGAGCTGGGAGACGGATATCAAGAAGAAGGATGAGGAGCTGAGGACGGGAGGACTTCAGGAGGTCCAG AAGAAGCTCCCACCTGTGCGCAACAAAGACTACAAAAcaaagatgagggagaggaagaagaagaagaaggaaccAACAGGAAACGGTGACGCAAAGGCAGAGGAGCCCAAGGAGGCTCCAAGGATAAAAGGATACGACTACAGATCATGGGACAAGTTTGACGTG GACAAGGCTCTGGCAGAGATGGATAAGGAGGAGAGTCCTGCAGAGTCTAATGAGTCCGACTCTGAGGAAGCAGGAGCTGATCGGGAGAAAGCGCTGGCTGAGAAAGAACAG GGTAACACGTTTTTCAAAGAAGGGAAGTACGACGACGCCGTTGAGTGTTACACCAGAGGGATGGGTGCAGATCCTTACAACCCTGTGCTTCCCACAAACAGAGCCACCGCCTTCTTCAGACTCAAAAA GTATGCTGTGGCAGAGTCCGACTGCAACCTGGCGATCGCTCTGGACAGCAACTACTTCAAAGCGTACGCACGAAGAGGAGCAGCACGGTTTGCGCTGAAGAAATATGAGTCTGCATTAGAAG ATTACGAAATGGTTCTGAAGCTCGACCCCGGGAACACAGAGGCACAGAATGAAGTGAAGAAAATCAGAGAG ACTCTCGGAAATCAGGCACCAGCTGTCCTGAGTGACGCCCCGCAGCCACAGGAGGCTCAAACAGTGGACCCTGAGCAGCAGAGACTgatggaggagcagcagagacgACAGGAGGCGGCTGTACAAAAAGACAGA GGTAACGCTTATTTCAAAGAGGGGAAGTATGAAGCGGCCGTGGAGTGCTACAGCAGAGGAATGGAGGCTGACAGCATGAATGTCCTGCTGCCCGCCAACAGAGCCATGGCCTTCCTCAAGCTGGAGAA gtacaaggaggcagaggaggactGCACCAAAGCCATTTCTCTGGACAGCACCTACTCCAAGGCTTTTGCCCGTCGTGCCACGGCCAGAGTGGCTCTAGGGAAAGTGGAGGAAGCCAAACAAG attTTCAGGAGGTGTTGAAACTGGAGCCAGGGAACAAGCAGGCCTTGAATGAGCTCCAGAAACTCCAAATT GATGTGGCTTCCAGCGGCCTTCTTCAAACACCAGACagcacacagaggagaaccGTTCAGCCGATAGACAAACCGACACATCTGCAGTCAACT AAACCTCTGCGGAGAATTGAAATTGAGGAAGTGAGTGGAAAGGTGACGGTGTCTGAGGTGGAGTCAGTCGGGTCCAAGTCCTTCATCCAGGAGGTGGTGAGGGAGGCCGAGGATGAATCCTCTCCACTGTCGACATCACCCAGTGCCAAGATGATCAAGATTGAGGAGATAGCAGAAGTTCCTACACCCTCGTCTGAGCA AGAGACCAAACAACTGGAGCAGAAGGAAATCGCTCATGCtcctgtacctgtacctgtacctgcACCGTCAGCCAGGACCTCCCCGACAGTAACAGACCTGCCTCCTCCACCTACCAACAGCTTCCAGCTGGAGTCTGACCTCCGCAAGATCAGAAACCAGCCCGAAGTGATTTACAGATATCTGAGG CAAATCAAACCTGAGGCATATGCAAACATTTTCCACAATTCCCTAGAACCTGACATTCTCAATCAGATCCTGAGGACGCTGCATGCTTTCTATATCAA GAATGAAACCCCGTCCATCACGCTGGAGATCCTCAGGAGTCTGGCAAGTGTGAGGCGCTTCGACATGGCTGTCATGTTCCTATCGTCCCAGGAGAAGAAAG TGCTCAAAGAACTGTTTGACTTCCTTCACCGAGCTGAGCTGGACGAATCATCTGTCACAGCCTTACAGAGGAAATACGGTGTGTGA
- the rpap3 gene encoding RNA polymerase II-associated protein 3 isoform X3, translating into MSGGNKAIELQLQMRQNAEDLHGFMRELESWETDIKKKDEELRTGGLQEVQKKLPPVRNKDYKTKMRERKKKKKEPTGNGDAKAEEPKEAPRIKGYDYRSWDKFDVDKALAEMDKEESPAESNESDSEEAGADREKALAEKEQGNTFFKEGKYDDAVECYTRGMGADPYNPVLPTNRATAFFRLKKYAVAESDCNLAIALDSNYFKAYARRGAARFALKKYESALEDYEMVLKLDPGNTEAQNEVKKIRETLGNQAPAVLSDAPQPQEAQTVDPEQQRLMEEQQRRQEAAVQKDRGNAYFKEGKYEAAVECYSRGMEADSMNVLLPANRAMAFLKLEKYKEAEEDCTKAISLDSTYSKAFARRATARVALGKVEEAKQDFQEVLKLEPGNKQALNELQKLQIDVASSGLLQTPDSTQRRTVQPIDKPTHLQSTKPLRRIEIEEVSGKVTVSEVESVGSKSFIQEVVREAEDESSPLSTSPSAKMIKIEEIAEVPTPSSEHRETKQLEQKEIAHAPVPVPVPAPSARTSPTVTDLPPPPTNSFQLESDLRKIRNQPEVIYRYLRQIKPEAYANIFHNSLEPDILNQILRTLHAFYIKNETPSITLEILRSLASVRRFDMAVMFLSSQEKKVLKELFDFLHRAELDESSVTALQRKYGV; encoded by the exons ATGTCCGGGGGAAACAAAGCCATCGAGCTACAGCTCCAGATGCGGCAAAACGCGGAGGACCTGCACGGCTTCATGAGGGAGCTGGAGAGCTGGGAGACGGATATCAAGAAGAAGGATGAGGAGCTGAGGACGGGAGGACTTCAGGAGGTCCAG AAGAAGCTCCCACCTGTGCGCAACAAAGACTACAAAAcaaagatgagggagaggaagaagaagaagaaggaaccAACAGGAAACGGTGACGCAAAGGCAGAGGAGCCCAAGGAGGCTCCAAGGATAAAAGGATACGACTACAGATCATGGGACAAGTTTGACGTG GACAAGGCTCTGGCAGAGATGGATAAGGAGGAGAGTCCTGCAGAGTCTAATGAGTCCGACTCTGAGGAAGCAGGAGCTGATCGGGAGAAAGCGCTGGCTGAGAAAGAACAG GGTAACACGTTTTTCAAAGAAGGGAAGTACGACGACGCCGTTGAGTGTTACACCAGAGGGATGGGTGCAGATCCTTACAACCCTGTGCTTCCCACAAACAGAGCCACCGCCTTCTTCAGACTCAAAAA GTATGCTGTGGCAGAGTCCGACTGCAACCTGGCGATCGCTCTGGACAGCAACTACTTCAAAGCGTACGCACGAAGAGGAGCAGCACGGTTTGCGCTGAAGAAATATGAGTCTGCATTAGAAG ATTACGAAATGGTTCTGAAGCTCGACCCCGGGAACACAGAGGCACAGAATGAAGTGAAGAAAATCAGAGAG ACTCTCGGAAATCAGGCACCAGCTGTCCTGAGTGACGCCCCGCAGCCACAGGAGGCTCAAACAGTGGACCCTGAGCAGCAGAGACTgatggaggagcagcagagacgACAGGAGGCGGCTGTACAAAAAGACAGA GGTAACGCTTATTTCAAAGAGGGGAAGTATGAAGCGGCCGTGGAGTGCTACAGCAGAGGAATGGAGGCTGACAGCATGAATGTCCTGCTGCCCGCCAACAGAGCCATGGCCTTCCTCAAGCTGGAGAA gtacaaggaggcagaggaggactGCACCAAAGCCATTTCTCTGGACAGCACCTACTCCAAGGCTTTTGCCCGTCGTGCCACGGCCAGAGTGGCTCTAGGGAAAGTGGAGGAAGCCAAACAAG attTTCAGGAGGTGTTGAAACTGGAGCCAGGGAACAAGCAGGCCTTGAATGAGCTCCAGAAACTCCAAATT GATGTGGCTTCCAGCGGCCTTCTTCAAACACCAGACagcacacagaggagaaccGTTCAGCCGATAGACAAACCGACACATCTGCAGTCAACT AAACCTCTGCGGAGAATTGAAATTGAGGAAGTGAGTGGAAAGGTGACGGTGTCTGAGGTGGAGTCAGTCGGGTCCAAGTCCTTCATCCAGGAGGTGGTGAGGGAGGCCGAGGATGAATCCTCTCCACTGTCGACATCACCCAGTGCCAAGATGATCAAGATTGAGGAGATAGCAGAAGTTCCTACACCCTCGTCTGAGCA CAGAGAGACCAAACAACTGGAGCAGAAGGAAATCGCTCATGCtcctgtacctgtacctgtacctgcACCGTCAGCCAGGACCTCCCCGACAGTAACAGACCTGCCTCCTCCACCTACCAACAGCTTCCAGCTGGAGTCTGACCTCCGCAAGATCAGAAACCAGCCCGAAGTGATTTACAGATATCTGAGG CAAATCAAACCTGAGGCATATGCAAACATTTTCCACAATTCCCTAGAACCTGACATTCTCAATCAGATCCTGAGGACGCTGCATGCTTTCTATATCAA GAATGAAACCCCGTCCATCACGCTGGAGATCCTCAGGAGTCTGGCAAGTGTGAGGCGCTTCGACATGGCTGTCATGTTCCTATCGTCCCAGGAGAAGAAAG TGCTCAAAGAACTGTTTGACTTCCTTCACCGAGCTGAGCTGGACGAATCATCTGTCACAGCCTTACAGAGGAAATACGGTGTGTGA
- the rpap3 gene encoding RNA polymerase II-associated protein 3 isoform X1 — protein MMAATPHTSVEQDAWSNMSGGNKAIELQLQMRQNAEDLHGFMRELESWETDIKKKDEELRTGGLQEVQKKLPPVRNKDYKTKMRERKKKKKEPTGNGDAKAEEPKEAPRIKGYDYRSWDKFDVDKALAEMDKEESPAESNESDSEEAGADREKALAEKEQGNTFFKEGKYDDAVECYTRGMGADPYNPVLPTNRATAFFRLKKYAVAESDCNLAIALDSNYFKAYARRGAARFALKKYESALEDYEMVLKLDPGNTEAQNEVKKIRETLGNQAPAVLSDAPQPQEAQTVDPEQQRLMEEQQRRQEAAVQKDRGNAYFKEGKYEAAVECYSRGMEADSMNVLLPANRAMAFLKLEKYKEAEEDCTKAISLDSTYSKAFARRATARVALGKVEEAKQDFQEVLKLEPGNKQALNELQKLQIDVASSGLLQTPDSTQRRTVQPIDKPTHLQSTKPLRRIEIEEVSGKVTVSEVESVGSKSFIQEVVREAEDESSPLSTSPSAKMIKIEEIAEVPTPSSEHRETKQLEQKEIAHAPVPVPVPAPSARTSPTVTDLPPPPTNSFQLESDLRKIRNQPEVIYRYLRQIKPEAYANIFHNSLEPDILNQILRTLHAFYIKNETPSITLEILRSLASVRRFDMAVMFLSSQEKKVLKELFDFLHRAELDESSVTALQRKYGV, from the exons GGAGTAACATGTCCGGGGGAAACAAAGCCATCGAGCTACAGCTCCAGATGCGGCAAAACGCGGAGGACCTGCACGGCTTCATGAGGGAGCTGGAGAGCTGGGAGACGGATATCAAGAAGAAGGATGAGGAGCTGAGGACGGGAGGACTTCAGGAGGTCCAG AAGAAGCTCCCACCTGTGCGCAACAAAGACTACAAAAcaaagatgagggagaggaagaagaagaagaaggaaccAACAGGAAACGGTGACGCAAAGGCAGAGGAGCCCAAGGAGGCTCCAAGGATAAAAGGATACGACTACAGATCATGGGACAAGTTTGACGTG GACAAGGCTCTGGCAGAGATGGATAAGGAGGAGAGTCCTGCAGAGTCTAATGAGTCCGACTCTGAGGAAGCAGGAGCTGATCGGGAGAAAGCGCTGGCTGAGAAAGAACAG GGTAACACGTTTTTCAAAGAAGGGAAGTACGACGACGCCGTTGAGTGTTACACCAGAGGGATGGGTGCAGATCCTTACAACCCTGTGCTTCCCACAAACAGAGCCACCGCCTTCTTCAGACTCAAAAA GTATGCTGTGGCAGAGTCCGACTGCAACCTGGCGATCGCTCTGGACAGCAACTACTTCAAAGCGTACGCACGAAGAGGAGCAGCACGGTTTGCGCTGAAGAAATATGAGTCTGCATTAGAAG ATTACGAAATGGTTCTGAAGCTCGACCCCGGGAACACAGAGGCACAGAATGAAGTGAAGAAAATCAGAGAG ACTCTCGGAAATCAGGCACCAGCTGTCCTGAGTGACGCCCCGCAGCCACAGGAGGCTCAAACAGTGGACCCTGAGCAGCAGAGACTgatggaggagcagcagagacgACAGGAGGCGGCTGTACAAAAAGACAGA GGTAACGCTTATTTCAAAGAGGGGAAGTATGAAGCGGCCGTGGAGTGCTACAGCAGAGGAATGGAGGCTGACAGCATGAATGTCCTGCTGCCCGCCAACAGAGCCATGGCCTTCCTCAAGCTGGAGAA gtacaaggaggcagaggaggactGCACCAAAGCCATTTCTCTGGACAGCACCTACTCCAAGGCTTTTGCCCGTCGTGCCACGGCCAGAGTGGCTCTAGGGAAAGTGGAGGAAGCCAAACAAG attTTCAGGAGGTGTTGAAACTGGAGCCAGGGAACAAGCAGGCCTTGAATGAGCTCCAGAAACTCCAAATT GATGTGGCTTCCAGCGGCCTTCTTCAAACACCAGACagcacacagaggagaaccGTTCAGCCGATAGACAAACCGACACATCTGCAGTCAACT AAACCTCTGCGGAGAATTGAAATTGAGGAAGTGAGTGGAAAGGTGACGGTGTCTGAGGTGGAGTCAGTCGGGTCCAAGTCCTTCATCCAGGAGGTGGTGAGGGAGGCCGAGGATGAATCCTCTCCACTGTCGACATCACCCAGTGCCAAGATGATCAAGATTGAGGAGATAGCAGAAGTTCCTACACCCTCGTCTGAGCA CAGAGAGACCAAACAACTGGAGCAGAAGGAAATCGCTCATGCtcctgtacctgtacctgtacctgcACCGTCAGCCAGGACCTCCCCGACAGTAACAGACCTGCCTCCTCCACCTACCAACAGCTTCCAGCTGGAGTCTGACCTCCGCAAGATCAGAAACCAGCCCGAAGTGATTTACAGATATCTGAGG CAAATCAAACCTGAGGCATATGCAAACATTTTCCACAATTCCCTAGAACCTGACATTCTCAATCAGATCCTGAGGACGCTGCATGCTTTCTATATCAA GAATGAAACCCCGTCCATCACGCTGGAGATCCTCAGGAGTCTGGCAAGTGTGAGGCGCTTCGACATGGCTGTCATGTTCCTATCGTCCCAGGAGAAGAAAG TGCTCAAAGAACTGTTTGACTTCCTTCACCGAGCTGAGCTGGACGAATCATCTGTCACAGCCTTACAGAGGAAATACGGTGTGTGA